Proteins from a single region of Rhea pennata isolate bPtePen1 chromosome 4, bPtePen1.pri, whole genome shotgun sequence:
- the SLC25A4 gene encoding ADP/ATP translocase 1 encodes MSDQALSFLKDFLAGGVAAAISKTAVAPIERVKLLLQVQHASKQITAEKQYKGIIDCVVRIPKEQGVISFWRGNLANVIRYFPTQALNFAFKDKYKQIFLGGVDRHKQFWRYFAGNLASGGAAGATSLCFVYPLDFARTRLAADVGKGASEREFTGLGNCIVKIFKSDGLRGLYQGFNVSVQGIIIYRAAYFGVYDTAKGMLPDPKNVHIVVSWMIAQTVTAVAGLVSYPFDTVRRRMMMQSGRKGADIMYKGTIDCWKKITKDEGAKAFFKGAWSNVLRGMGGAFVLVLYDEIKKYV; translated from the exons ATGAGTGACCAGGCGCTCAGCTTCCTCAAGGACTTCTTGGCCGGCGGGGTGGCCGCGGCCATCTCCAAGACGGCCGTCGCCCCCATCGAGCGAgtcaagctgctgctgcag GTCCAGCACGCCAGCAAGCAGATCACCGCCGAGAAGCAGTACAAGGGCATCATCGACTGCGTCGTCCGCATCCCCAAGGAGCAAGGCGTCATCTCCTTCTGGAGGGGCAACCTGGCCAACGTCATCCGGTACTTCCCCACCCAGGCCCTCAACTTTGCCTTCAAGGACAAGTACAAGCAGATCTTCCTGGGGGGAGTGGACAGGCACAAGCAGTTCTGGCGCTACTTCGCGGGGAACCTGGCgtccggcggcgccgcgggagccaCCTCCCTCTGCTTCGTCTACCCACTGGATTTCGCCAGGACCCGGCTGGCGGCTGATGTGGGCAAAGGGGCGAGCGAGAGGGAGTTCACTGGGCTGGGCAACTGCATTGTCAAGATCTTCAAGTCTGACGGCTTGAGGGGCCTCTACCAAGGATTCAATGTGTCTGTCCAGGGCATCATCATCTACAGAGCGGCCTATTTTGGGGTTTATGACACCGCCAAGG GTATGTTGCCTGATCCCAAGAACGTGCATATCGTAGTGAGCTGGATGATTGCCCAGACTGTCACTGCAGTAGCAGGGCTGGTATCCTACCCTTTTGATACTGTGCGGCGTAGGATGATGATGCAGTCTGGCCGGAAGGGAG CTGATATTATGTACAAGGGCACAATTGATTGCTGGAAGAAGATAACTAAAGATGAAGGAGCCAAAGCATTCTTCAAAGGTGCCTGGTCAAATGTGTTGAGAGGCATGGGCGGAGCTTTTGTATTAGTACTCTATGATGAAATCAAGAAATATGTCTAA